Proteins encoded together in one Streptomyces umbrinus window:
- a CDS encoding ABC transporter permease, with protein MADSALARAVRWSALKRWDSAVGALLIVVLLLSFTTVDGFGNALNLSFLLGNTLPIALIALPMTLLVVSGEIDLSVASTAGLSGAVMGALWNEGMTIETIIPICLLLGVVCGLINGLLVTRLGLPSLAVTIGTLAAYRGIAQIVLGSDAVTDFPTQYLDFASGRIGDTFIPYAFLPFLVLLAIAVVALHATPFGRSLFAIGANEEAARFAGIRVKRQKLILFTLTGLMASLTGIFWALHYASARYDNATGLELSVVAAVLLGGIDFDGGKGTLGGAVAGVFLLGALQNVMSLQDVSAQSQIVVTGVLLVLSVLGPRVARQISIARAQRLTL; from the coding sequence ATGGCTGACTCCGCTCTCGCGCGCGCCGTCCGCTGGTCCGCCTTGAAAAGGTGGGATTCTGCCGTCGGCGCCCTCCTGATCGTCGTCCTGTTGCTGTCCTTCACCACCGTGGACGGCTTCGGCAACGCCCTCAACCTGTCGTTCCTGCTGGGCAACACACTGCCCATCGCGCTGATCGCCCTGCCGATGACCCTGCTCGTGGTCTCCGGCGAGATCGACCTCTCGGTCGCCTCCACGGCCGGCCTGTCCGGGGCGGTGATGGGCGCCTTGTGGAACGAGGGCATGACGATCGAGACGATCATCCCGATCTGTCTGCTCCTCGGCGTGGTGTGCGGGCTGATCAACGGTCTGCTGGTGACGCGGCTCGGACTGCCGTCCCTCGCCGTCACCATCGGTACGCTCGCCGCCTACCGGGGCATCGCGCAGATCGTCCTCGGCTCGGACGCGGTGACCGACTTCCCCACCCAGTACCTGGACTTCGCGTCCGGACGCATCGGGGACACCTTCATCCCGTACGCCTTCCTGCCCTTCCTCGTGCTGCTCGCGATCGCCGTGGTCGCGCTGCACGCGACGCCGTTCGGACGCTCGCTGTTCGCGATCGGGGCCAATGAGGAGGCCGCGCGGTTCGCCGGCATCCGCGTCAAGCGGCAGAAGCTGATCCTGTTCACCCTGACGGGTCTCATGGCCTCACTGACCGGCATCTTCTGGGCGCTGCACTACGCCAGCGCCCGCTACGACAACGCCACCGGTCTCGAACTCTCCGTCGTGGCGGCCGTGTTGCTGGGCGGCATCGACTTCGACGGCGGCAAGGGCACGTTGGGCGGCGCTGTCGCAGGGGTGTTTTTGCTCGGGGCGCTGCAGAACGTGATGAGTCTGCAGGACGTTTCGGCTCAGTCGCAGATTGTCGTTACCGGTGTGCTGTTGGTGCTGTCCGTGCTTGGACCGCGGGTGGCACGGCAGATCTCCATCGCGAGGGCGCAAAGGCTGACGTTGTAG
- the rhaS gene encoding rhamnose ABC transporter substrate-binding protein, whose amino-acid sequence MRKSSLRRACAVLAATTSLALALTACGGGTSKDDVKEEGASNAAAGKADPNAATKKGLTVGFLPKAVNNPYFTSADKGGEKALTELGSKYKEVGTSSATDTSGQVSYVNTLTQQQVDAMAVSAQDPGALCTALKQAMKNGVKVVTYDSDTKADCRNAFVSQASAEALGRTEVQLLAEQIGYKGEIAILSAAQTATNQNTWIDFMKDELKDPKYKDMKLVKVAYGNDDAQQSFQQTQGLLQENPKLAGIISPTTVGIKAAAQYLSGSKYKGKVKLTGLGTPNDMRKYVKNGTVEAFELWDPAKLGELAARTAVALSSGQITGKEGETFKAGGMGTFTIGKDGVIDLGKPTVFDKKNIDQFDF is encoded by the coding sequence ATGCGCAAGTCATCCCTCCGCCGAGCCTGTGCGGTTCTCGCTGCCACCACCTCCCTGGCCCTGGCTCTCACCGCCTGCGGTGGCGGAACCTCCAAGGACGACGTCAAGGAAGAGGGCGCGTCGAACGCCGCGGCCGGCAAGGCCGACCCGAACGCGGCCACCAAGAAGGGGCTGACCGTCGGCTTCCTGCCCAAGGCGGTCAACAACCCGTACTTCACCTCCGCCGACAAGGGCGGCGAGAAGGCCCTCACCGAGCTGGGGTCGAAGTACAAGGAGGTCGGCACCAGCAGCGCCACGGACACCTCGGGCCAGGTGAGCTACGTCAACACGCTCACCCAGCAGCAGGTCGACGCGATGGCCGTCTCGGCGCAGGACCCGGGTGCCCTGTGCACCGCGCTCAAGCAGGCCATGAAGAACGGCGTCAAGGTCGTCACGTACGACTCCGACACCAAGGCCGACTGCCGCAACGCCTTCGTGTCGCAGGCCAGCGCCGAGGCCCTCGGCCGTACCGAGGTCCAGCTCCTCGCCGAGCAGATCGGCTACAAGGGCGAGATCGCGATCCTGTCCGCCGCGCAGACCGCGACGAACCAGAACACCTGGATCGACTTCATGAAGGACGAGCTCAAGGACCCCAAGTACAAGGACATGAAGCTGGTCAAGGTCGCGTACGGCAACGACGACGCCCAGCAGTCCTTCCAGCAGACCCAGGGCCTGCTCCAGGAGAACCCGAAGCTGGCCGGGATCATCTCCCCGACCACCGTCGGCATCAAGGCGGCCGCCCAGTACCTGTCGGGATCGAAGTACAAGGGCAAGGTCAAGCTCACCGGCCTCGGCACCCCGAACGACATGCGCAAGTACGTGAAGAACGGCACCGTCGAGGCCTTCGAGCTGTGGGACCCGGCGAAGCTCGGCGAGCTGGCCGCGCGCACCGCCGTCGCACTGTCGTCCGGTCAGATCACGGGCAAGGAGGGCGAGACCTTCAAGGCCGGTGGCATGGGCACCTTCACCATCGGCAAGGACGGCGTGATCGACCTCGGCAAGCCGACCGTCTTCGACAAGAAGAACATCGACCAGTTCGACTTCTGA
- a CDS encoding ABC transporter permease encodes MTVTAPNPAPAAEVPKSSGTRLVDRVFKMRELAILVVFLVMIVITQIGNSDFLSEQGIKDLLLNATILVLVATGQSLVVITRNVDLSVGSTLGISAFAAGTYLQGGGNSVVAVALAVLLGIGCGLVNGLLVSLGQVPALVVTLGTLYIIRGIDSIWVGSRQITAAGLPDGFIDFGSGGLSAVPWLAMIALAVLIATAYYLKHFGSGRELYALGSNPEAARLAGIPVRKRILAAYTFCGALAGLAGALYLARFGNVDSGTGNGYELTVVSAVVVGGVVFTGGSGSVYGAALGALLLTSINSVLPALGVSSVWVLAINGILLILAIAVDRIVALRVATALKKRNARHG; translated from the coding sequence GTGACGGTGACCGCTCCCAATCCCGCTCCTGCCGCAGAGGTGCCCAAGTCCAGCGGCACCCGGCTGGTGGACCGCGTCTTCAAGATGCGCGAACTCGCCATCCTGGTCGTCTTCCTGGTGATGATCGTCATCACCCAGATCGGCAACAGCGACTTCCTGTCCGAGCAGGGCATCAAGGATCTCCTGCTGAACGCGACCATCCTCGTACTGGTCGCCACCGGCCAGTCGCTGGTCGTCATCACCCGCAACGTCGATCTGTCGGTCGGCTCGACGCTCGGCATCAGCGCCTTCGCCGCTGGTACTTACCTCCAGGGCGGCGGCAACTCCGTTGTCGCCGTGGCCCTCGCGGTCCTGCTCGGCATCGGCTGCGGACTGGTCAACGGACTGCTCGTCAGCCTCGGCCAAGTGCCCGCGCTGGTCGTCACCCTCGGCACGCTCTACATCATCCGCGGCATCGACTCCATCTGGGTCGGCTCCCGGCAGATCACCGCGGCGGGCCTGCCCGACGGATTCATCGACTTCGGCTCCGGCGGCCTCTCCGCCGTGCCGTGGCTGGCGATGATCGCGCTGGCGGTGCTGATCGCGACGGCGTACTACCTCAAGCACTTCGGCAGCGGCCGCGAGTTGTACGCGCTCGGCTCCAACCCGGAGGCCGCCCGCCTCGCCGGCATCCCCGTACGCAAGCGGATCCTCGCTGCCTACACCTTCTGCGGAGCCCTCGCGGGACTCGCGGGCGCGCTGTACCTCGCCCGGTTCGGCAACGTCGACTCCGGCACCGGCAACGGCTACGAACTCACCGTCGTCAGCGCGGTCGTGGTCGGCGGTGTCGTCTTCACCGGCGGCTCCGGCAGCGTCTACGGGGCGGCCCTGGGCGCGCTCCTCCTGACCTCCATCAACAGCGTGCTGCCCGCCCTCGGCGTCAGCTCGGTCTGGGTGCTCGCCATCAACGGCATCCTGCTCATCCTCGCCATCGCGGTCGACCGGATCGTCGCCCTGCGCGTGGCGACCGCCCTGAAGAAGAGGAACGCCCGCCATGGCTGA
- the rhaI gene encoding L-rhamnose isomerase, with protein sequence MTELAAVKAALKTQAVETPSWAYGNSGTRFKVFAQPGVPRDPFEKLDDAAKVHEFTGAAPTVALHIPWDKVEDYAALAKHAEERGLKLGAINSNTFQDDDYKLGSICHPDAAVRRKALDHLLECVDIMDATGSKDLKLWFADGTNYPGQDDIRERQDRLAEGLARVYERLGDDQRMLLEYKFFEPAFYTTDVPDWGTAYAHCLKLGPKAQVVVDTGHHAPGTNIEFIVATLLREGKLGAFDFNSRFYADDDLMVGAADPFQLFRIMYEVIRGGGFSPDVAFMLDQCHNIEAKIPAIIRSVMNVQEATAKALLVDREALVVAQRSGDVLAANAVVMDAYNTDVRPLVGEVREELGLDADPMAAYRRSGWAEKIAAERVGGQQAGWGA encoded by the coding sequence GTGACCGAGCTTGCCGCGGTGAAGGCCGCCCTCAAGACCCAGGCAGTAGAGACGCCGTCATGGGCGTACGGGAACTCGGGAACCCGCTTCAAGGTGTTCGCGCAGCCAGGAGTCCCGCGCGATCCTTTCGAAAAGCTGGACGACGCCGCGAAGGTGCACGAGTTCACGGGCGCCGCGCCGACCGTGGCGCTGCACATCCCGTGGGACAAGGTCGAGGACTACGCAGCCCTGGCGAAGCACGCCGAGGAGCGCGGCCTGAAGCTCGGCGCGATCAACTCCAACACCTTCCAGGACGACGACTACAAGCTGGGCAGCATCTGCCACCCGGACGCGGCGGTGCGCCGCAAGGCGCTCGACCATCTGCTGGAGTGCGTCGACATCATGGACGCCACGGGTTCGAAGGACCTGAAGCTGTGGTTCGCGGACGGCACGAACTATCCCGGCCAGGACGACATCCGCGAGCGCCAGGACCGGCTCGCCGAGGGGCTCGCCCGGGTGTACGAGCGGCTCGGCGACGACCAGCGGATGCTGCTGGAGTACAAGTTCTTCGAGCCCGCCTTCTATACGACGGACGTGCCGGACTGGGGCACGGCCTACGCCCACTGCCTGAAGCTCGGGCCCAAGGCACAGGTCGTCGTCGACACCGGGCACCACGCTCCCGGGACCAACATCGAGTTCATCGTCGCGACGCTGCTGCGCGAGGGGAAGCTCGGGGCGTTCGACTTCAACTCGCGCTTCTACGCCGATGACGACCTGATGGTCGGGGCCGCCGATCCCTTCCAGTTGTTCCGGATCATGTACGAGGTGATTCGTGGGGGTGGGTTCAGTCCGGATGTGGCGTTCATGCTCGACCAGTGCCACAACATCGAGGCGAAGATCCCGGCGATCATTCGTTCGGTGATGAACGTCCAGGAGGCCACGGCGAAGGCTCTCCTGGTGGACCGCGAGGCTCTTGTCGTCGCCCAGCGGTCGGGGGATGTGCTGGCTGCGAACGCTGTCGTCATGGACGCGTACAACACGGATGTGCGGCCGTTGGTGGGTGAGGTCCGTGAGGAGCTGGGGTTGGACGCGGACCCGATGGCGGCGTATCGGCGGTCCGGGTGGGCGGAGAAGATCGCTG
- a CDS encoding sugar ABC transporter ATP-binding protein, translating to MTHRSDAGPAPVLALKDISKSFGAVRALRDVSLELFPGEVHALAGENGAGKSTLIKTLAGVHRPDAGQVLLDGEPTVFHGPADARDAGIAVIYQEPTLFPDLSIAENIFMGRQPRRALGRIDHKATHASTLALMKRLGVELDPDRPARGLSIADQQIVEIAKALSFDARVLIMDEPTAALTGSEVARLFGVVRTLREQGSAVLFISHRLEEIFQICQQVTTLRDGALISSEPIDGLTEDDLVRRMVGRDLDELYPKQDVRAGEVALSVRRLTREGVFTDVSFDVRRGEIVGLAGLVGAGRTEVARAVFGVDRWDAGEVEIDGRKLTNGAPSTAMAAGLALVPEDRRAQGLVMDMSIERNIGLTGLRTTVKAGLMDPRAERSRSLDWAVKLQVKYARIADTVNTLSGGNQQKVVLAKWLATGPKVLIVDEPTRGIDVGTKAEVHRLLSQLAADGVAVLMISSDLPEILGMADRVLVMHEGRLTAEIPRTDATEETVMAAATGRAAA from the coding sequence ATGACCCACCGGTCCGACGCGGGTCCGGCCCCCGTGCTGGCGCTCAAGGACATCTCGAAGTCCTTCGGCGCCGTACGCGCCCTGCGGGACGTGTCCCTCGAACTCTTCCCCGGCGAAGTGCACGCACTCGCCGGAGAGAACGGCGCGGGCAAGTCGACCCTCATCAAGACGCTCGCCGGCGTGCACCGACCGGACGCCGGTCAGGTGCTCCTGGACGGCGAGCCCACCGTCTTCCACGGTCCCGCCGACGCCCGGGACGCGGGCATCGCGGTGATCTACCAGGAGCCCACGCTCTTCCCCGACCTGTCGATCGCCGAGAACATCTTCATGGGCCGCCAGCCGCGGCGCGCGCTCGGCCGGATCGACCACAAGGCCACGCACGCGTCGACCCTGGCCCTGATGAAGCGCCTCGGCGTCGAGCTCGACCCCGACCGCCCGGCCCGCGGCCTGTCCATCGCCGACCAGCAGATCGTCGAGATAGCCAAGGCGCTCTCCTTCGACGCCCGCGTCCTGATCATGGACGAGCCGACCGCCGCCCTCACCGGCAGCGAGGTGGCCCGTCTGTTCGGCGTCGTGCGCACCCTGCGCGAGCAGGGCTCGGCCGTGCTGTTCATCTCGCACCGCCTGGAGGAGATCTTCCAGATCTGCCAACAGGTGACGACCCTTCGCGACGGCGCCCTGATCTCCAGCGAGCCGATCGACGGCTTGACCGAGGACGACCTCGTACGCCGCATGGTCGGCCGCGACCTCGACGAGCTCTACCCCAAGCAGGACGTCCGGGCGGGCGAAGTCGCCCTGAGCGTAAGGCGGCTGACCCGCGAGGGCGTCTTCACCGATGTCTCCTTCGACGTCCGCCGCGGCGAGATCGTCGGCCTCGCCGGACTCGTCGGCGCCGGGCGTACGGAGGTCGCCCGGGCCGTCTTCGGCGTCGACCGCTGGGACGCCGGAGAGGTCGAGATCGACGGCAGGAAGCTCACCAACGGGGCGCCCTCCACGGCCATGGCCGCCGGGCTCGCCCTCGTCCCGGAGGACCGCCGCGCCCAGGGCCTGGTGATGGACATGTCCATCGAGCGCAACATCGGCCTCACCGGACTGCGTACGACCGTCAAGGCCGGCCTGATGGACCCGCGTGCCGAGCGCAGCCGCTCCCTCGACTGGGCCGTCAAGCTCCAGGTCAAGTACGCGCGGATCGCCGACACCGTCAACACCCTGTCGGGCGGCAACCAGCAGAAGGTCGTCCTCGCCAAGTGGCTCGCCACCGGCCCGAAGGTGCTGATCGTCGACGAGCCGACCCGTGGCATCGACGTCGGTACGAAGGCCGAAGTGCACCGGCTGCTCAGCCAGTTGGCCGCCGACGGGGTCGCCGTCCTGATGATCTCCTCCGACCTGCCCGAGATTCTCGGCATGGCCGACCGGGTCCTCGTGATGCACGAGGGCCGGCTCACCGCCGAGATCCCACGCACCGACGCCACCGAGGAAACCGTGATGGCCGCAGCCACCGGGAGGGCAGCCGCGTGA